One genomic segment of Alosa sapidissima isolate fAloSap1 chromosome 13, fAloSap1.pri, whole genome shotgun sequence includes these proteins:
- the LOC121680893 gene encoding uncharacterized protein LOC121680893, whose translation MIGPFTMPPFPVYRINPIGVATRKYSGKKRLIIDLSAPHNSTTPSINSLIPLEEFSLHYHSVDDAIALIKKAGRRCWLAKADITSAFKVMPIDLEFWHLFGVKWHRRYYFAVRLTFGCRSSPKIFDTLSEALCWILLNNYKLPFLVHLLDDFLVVIPHSYPPALGISTLTDVFNKLGVPLSEEKTCGPLSRLEFLGIILDTEEFSSSLPKEKKDRISLLLNEFITSPSHTKQEVLSLLGHLNFAMRIIPQGRPFISHLLNCASASPSLEDVVYLDAQCLADLKLWRMFLDEWNGLCMFYDDCQSYPEDLQLYTDAAPSIGFGGFFKGRWFASPWPLEFRALITENESSAVFELYPVVIAALLWGKEWTSKSVLIHSDNEAVVHVINNSRSKSPALSPLIRHLIWIAASYQFIIRAAHVPGCHNEIADSLSRLNFQRFRSLAPEADPYPTPLPSF comes from the coding sequence ATGATCGGTCCGTTCACCATGCCTCCATTCCCAGTCTACAGGATCAACCCCATAGGCGTAGCTACGCGCAAATActcaggaaaaaagagacttaTCATCGACCTCTCAGCTCCGCACAATAGTACCACTCCCAGCATTAACAGTCTGATTCCACTAGAAGAGTTCTCGCTGCACTACCACTCTGTCGATGACGCTATCGCTCTGATCAAAAAGGCAGGTAGACGTTGCTGGCTAGCTAAAGCGGACATCACCTCAGCcttcaaagtcatgcccattgaTCTCGAATTCTGGCACCTCTTCGGAGTCAAATGGCATAGGAGATACTATTTTGCAGTTCGCCTCACCTTCGGCTGCCGCAGCAGTCCCAAAATTTTCGATACGCTATCAGAAGCCCTGTGCTGGATTCTCCTAAATAACTATAAGCTCCCATTTCTCGTTCATCTTCTGGACGACTTTCTAGTAGTTATCCCCCATTCCTACCCACCGGCCCTAGGCATCTCTACGCTAACTGACGTATTCAACAAACTGGGAGTCCCACTCTCAGAAGAGAAAACGTGCGGTCCCTTATCCAGACTCGAATTCCTCGGCATCATTTTAGATACCGAAgaattctcttcatctctccccaaagagaaaaaagacagaatctCTTTACTGTTGAACGAGTTTataacctcaccatctcacaccAAACAAGAAGTTCTCTCCCTTCTAGGCCACCTCAATTTCGCCATGCGAAtcattccccagggccgccctttcatctcgcatctcctaaactgcgcctcagcatccccatctctcgaagacgtAGTATATCTAGATGCCCAGTGCCTGGCCGATCtcaaactctggaggatgtttttagacgaatggaatggtttgtgcatgttctacgacgactgccaatcatATCCAGAAGACCTCCAGCTGTACACAGACGCAGCCCCCTCAATaggcttcggaggctttttcaaagggcgctggtttgcatccccttggccactagagttcagagCGCTAATAACGGAAaacgaatcgtcagccgtgttcgaactctaccccgtagTCATTGCGGCCCTACTCTGGGGGAAGGAGTGGACCTCCAAGAGCGTGCtaatccacagcgacaacgaagccgtagtgcacgtcatAAATAACTCGCgctcaaaatcgcctgcgctttcccctcttattaggcatctaatctggatagcagccagctaccagTTCATCataagagccgcgcacgtccccggttgccacaatgaaattgctgactctctttctcgtcttaatttccagagattcagaagcttggctccagaggcggacccgtaccctactccactccccagcttt